The proteins below are encoded in one region of Coffea arabica cultivar ET-39 chromosome 4c, Coffea Arabica ET-39 HiFi, whole genome shotgun sequence:
- the LOC113738601 gene encoding flavonoid 3'-monooxygenase produces the protein MSTLTLIFISSLLAFLLYSILKKAGNPSKSLPPGPKPWPIVGNLPHLGTKPHHSLAAMAKTYGPLMHLRLGFVHVVVAASASVAAQFLKTHDANFSSRPPNSGAKHIAYNYQDLVFAPYGPRWRLLRKICSIHLFSAKALDDFHLVRQAEVGTLARALLASAGKTPVNLGQLLNVCTTNALGRVMLGRRVFGDGSGGGDPKADEFKSMVVELMVLAGVFNLGDFIPILDRLDLQGVAGKMKKLHARFDAFLNTILEEHKINGSSGMEKHVDLLSTLISLKDNVDGEGGTLSDTEIKALLLDLFTAGTDTSSSTVEWAIAELIRNPKLLAQAQQELDAVIGSNRLVTDADLPKLTFIQAIVKEAFRLHPSTPLSLPRMATENCEINGYFIPKGSTLLVNVWAIARDPDIWADPLEFRPERFLPGGEKPNVDVRGNDFEVIPFGAGRRICAGMSLGVRMVQLLTATLIHAFDWDLPNGQGAEKLNMEEAYGLTLQRASPLMVHPKPRLAPHIY, from the exons ATGTCCACCTTAACCCTCATTTTCATCAGCTCCCTCTTGGCCTTTCTTCTCTACTCTATACTCAAAAAAGCAGGTAATCCCTCAAAGTCACTCCCACCGGGTCCAAAACCATGGCCAATTGTAGGAAACCTCCCACATTTGGGCACAAAACCACACCATTCACTTGCAGCCATGGCCAAGACTTATGGTCCACTTATGCACCTCAGGCTTGGTTTTGTGCATGTGGTGGTGGCAGCCTCGGCCTCTGTTGCTGCACAGTTCTTGAAAACCCACGACGCCAATTTCTCCAGCCGGCCACCAAACTCTGGTGCCAAACATATTGCTTATAACTATCAAGACCTTGTTTTTGCACCTTATGGACCTCGATGGAGGTTgctaaggaaaatttgttccatCCACCTTTTCTCTGCCAAGGCTTTGGATGACTTCCACCTCGTCCGACAG GCAGAGGTGGGAACTCTCGCACGCGCTCTGTTAGCTAGTGCAGGGAAGACTCCAGTAAATTTGGGGCAGTTATTGAACGTGTGCACAACGAATGCGCTAGGGCGAGTGATGCTAGGGAGGAGAGTTTTCGGTGATGGAAGCGGCGGCGGAGATCCCAAAGCCGACGAGTTCAAATCAATGGTGGTTGAGCTGATGGTGCTGGCTGGTGTTTTTAACCTGGGTGATTTTATCCCAATTCTTGATCGGCTAGATTTGCAAGGTGTTGCTGGGAAGATGAAGAAACTCCACGCGCGTTTCGACGCGTTCTTGAACACAATCCTTGAAGAGCATAAGATCAACGGCTCTAGTGGAATGGAAAAACACGTGGACTTGTTGAGTACGTTGATCTCGCTTAAAGACAATGTTGATGGCGAGGGAGGCACCCTATCGGATACAGAAATCAAAGCTTTGCTTTTG GATTTGTTTACTGCTGGGACAGACACATCATCAAGCACTGTGGAATGGGCCATTGCAGAACTTATTCGCAATCCGAAATTGTTGGCCCAAGCCCAACAAGAGCTTGATGCAGTTATCGGATCAAATCGGCTTGTAACAGACGCTGATCTCCCCAAATTAACCTTTATCCAAGCTATTGTCAAGGAGGCCTTTAGACTTCACCCGTCTACTCCACTGTCTCTGCCAAGAATGGCGACTGAGAATTGCGAAATCAATGGATACTTCATTCCTAAAGGTTCAACACTTTTGGTTAACGTTTGGGCCATAGCTCGGGATCCAGATATATGGGCTGATCCACTAGAGTTTAGACCTGAAAGGTTTTTGCCAGGAGGCGAAAAGCCCAATGTTGATGTTAGGGGAAATGATTTTGAAGTCATACCATTTGGTGCTGGGCGTCGAATTTGTGCTGGAATGAGTTTGGGCGTTCGTATGGTTCAGTTATTGACTGCAACTTTAATCCATGCATTCGATTGGGATTTGCCCAATGGACAAGGTGCAGAGAAACTCAATATGGAGGAAGCTTATGGGCTCACTTTACAACGGGCTTCACCATTAATGGTTCATCCAAAACCCAGACTTGCACCCCATATATACTGA